A genomic window from Candidatus Krumholzibacteriia bacterium includes:
- the smc gene encoding chromosome segregation protein SMC, whose translation MRLTRLEMLGFKSFMNKGDLRFEEDVTAILGPNGCGKSNIVDAIRWVLGEQSAKLLRGSKMENVIFQGTRRRPPMGFAEVTLTFSGASETLPVDWDEFSIKRRVNRGGGSEYFLNGKPHRLRDIHDLLSGSGLGNHAYAIIEQDMVKSILSDNGEKRRVLFEEASGILKYKLRRKESLSRMKSVEEDLLRIDDILEELGKQVRSLKYQVGRARSHQRLQEELRSVEIHGSSQELHGMWKRDRTLSRSQDNLNIESSEESGKLSGLEEEISRIELSLLDRENRYRKEREDWDQESAKLRKREEEIVILEEKIRSENRRAEDLSQERKIARDSMERNETAGSEIRQESETLEAELKEAGEKLAESRDQLKVLDEEYRTSRDRLLREKQTRLNFAQSRAEAGGEVQRLEERLRQLSEDLASLSGEENELGRQEKELRNQATEARSHLEESDREREKLETLREKKTGQKEEGEKELKQAQELLRSLESEEKELQSRRDLLMRLHKEREGMPEGSRRLLKEENSAREIRGTLSDLLQIDPGDREIFELALSSSLDALVLDHQEKALPWLDSLRREDGGRALILETRGEAREGKSIEGLRPLLDLARPEESLRPTLSRLLWNTYLAADTDSALKASRFHPDIRVLTREGLLVDSRGILSGGSKPSAASALAREEEIESLGRQIGDIGPRKQSAESRQGELERSITSLSDEIRSLGEQIREAREIVSRHELEKTRLETRLHRLGEELQGVKEEHRLRKGSEGTMKDALQQAEMDLRDFHGKETPGEENLEELESRVQDLESLRDRSQAELSDLRLEHTRIAGEGEKLRLREQSREREEDQLGERIRRSEEGIRESGDRAQEALARKEELSQGLSERQDEIEKLRSGSDQRLEEINSFREAQREKQETAKTLRDARHQKEQTAHELEIERSTLKVRMETLCETILDKYGIDLDPSRGPSLDEETPEAPEGKTLHEHVEELKEKIRRLGNVNLLALDEFEEANERYQFLIKQKEDLEEARKGLMETIRKINKEARERFDETFSIVRKNFIEIFTAVFDGGEADLAYSTDEDPLDAEIVITARPREKSIADISQLSSGEKTLTALSILFAIYLSKPSPFCVFDEVDAPLDDANIVRFLRLIHQFSKDTQFLLITHNKKTMEAAKHLFGVTMEESGVSRIVSVAFDELPEDLDREPLIAGKGA comes from the coding sequence ATGCGCCTGACTCGTCTCGAAATGCTTGGCTTCAAGTCCTTCATGAACAAGGGCGATCTTCGTTTTGAAGAGGATGTCACCGCCATCCTCGGCCCGAACGGATGTGGCAAGAGCAATATCGTCGATGCAATACGCTGGGTTCTCGGAGAGCAGAGCGCAAAGCTTCTTCGGGGAAGCAAGATGGAGAATGTCATCTTCCAGGGCACTCGCCGTCGCCCGCCCATGGGTTTTGCCGAAGTAACCCTGACCTTTTCCGGGGCCAGTGAAACACTGCCCGTGGACTGGGACGAGTTCAGCATCAAGCGCAGAGTCAACCGTGGCGGGGGAAGCGAGTACTTCCTCAATGGAAAACCACATCGCCTTCGGGACATCCACGATCTTCTCTCAGGAAGCGGGCTTGGAAACCACGCCTATGCCATTATCGAACAGGACATGGTCAAGAGCATTCTCTCGGACAATGGCGAAAAGCGTCGCGTGCTTTTCGAAGAAGCCAGCGGCATTCTCAAGTACAAGCTCCGCCGCAAGGAGAGCCTGTCACGGATGAAGTCGGTGGAAGAAGACCTGCTCCGCATCGATGACATTCTGGAGGAACTGGGGAAACAGGTTCGCTCCCTCAAGTACCAGGTGGGCCGGGCCCGCAGTCACCAGCGCCTTCAGGAGGAGCTTCGTTCCGTGGAGATTCACGGTAGCTCCCAGGAACTTCACGGGATGTGGAAGCGGGATCGCACACTAAGCCGCAGTCAGGACAATCTGAATATCGAGTCGAGTGAAGAGAGCGGGAAGCTTTCCGGACTCGAAGAGGAAATCTCCCGCATTGAGCTCTCTTTGCTTGATAGGGAAAACCGCTACCGGAAAGAGCGGGAAGACTGGGATCAGGAGTCCGCGAAGCTTCGCAAGCGCGAGGAAGAAATCGTAATTCTGGAGGAGAAGATTCGTTCGGAGAATCGCCGGGCGGAGGATCTGTCCCAGGAGCGGAAGATTGCCCGCGATTCCATGGAGCGCAATGAGACTGCCGGCAGTGAAATCAGGCAGGAGAGCGAAACGCTGGAAGCGGAGCTGAAAGAGGCTGGAGAAAAACTGGCCGAGAGCCGGGACCAACTGAAAGTGCTGGACGAAGAGTATCGGACTTCTCGCGATCGGCTTCTTCGGGAAAAGCAAACTCGCCTGAACTTTGCCCAGAGCAGGGCAGAGGCGGGAGGCGAGGTGCAGAGACTGGAGGAGCGCCTTCGCCAGCTCAGCGAAGATCTGGCATCTCTTTCGGGCGAAGAAAACGAACTGGGTCGTCAGGAGAAAGAGCTTCGCAATCAGGCGACGGAAGCCCGCAGTCACCTTGAAGAGAGTGACCGGGAAAGGGAGAAACTGGAGACCCTGCGGGAGAAGAAGACCGGGCAGAAGGAAGAAGGAGAGAAAGAACTGAAGCAGGCACAGGAACTGCTTCGATCTCTGGAATCCGAAGAGAAGGAACTCCAGTCCCGCCGCGATCTTCTCATGCGCCTTCACAAGGAACGGGAAGGGATGCCCGAAGGCTCCCGCCGGCTTCTGAAAGAGGAGAACAGCGCAAGGGAGATTCGCGGGACTCTCTCCGACCTTCTCCAGATTGATCCCGGCGACCGGGAAATCTTTGAACTGGCTCTTTCCTCATCCCTTGATGCCCTTGTTCTGGATCATCAGGAGAAAGCTCTGCCCTGGCTGGATTCCCTGCGCCGGGAGGATGGGGGCCGTGCCCTGATTCTGGAAACCCGTGGCGAGGCGCGTGAAGGCAAATCTATTGAGGGACTTCGCCCCCTGCTGGATCTGGCGCGACCGGAGGAATCCCTTCGTCCGACACTCTCCCGACTCCTGTGGAACACCTATCTTGCCGCGGACACCGACTCTGCCCTGAAAGCCAGTCGCTTTCATCCGGACATTCGTGTTCTGACCCGGGAGGGCCTGCTCGTCGATTCCCGGGGAATCCTCTCCGGGGGGAGCAAGCCTTCGGCAGCATCAGCACTGGCCCGCGAAGAGGAAATCGAATCTCTGGGCAGACAGATTGGCGACATCGGTCCCCGGAAGCAGAGTGCGGAATCCCGGCAGGGCGAACTGGAGAGATCCATCACTTCCCTCTCCGATGAGATTCGGAGTCTGGGGGAACAGATTCGGGAGGCCCGCGAAATTGTCTCCCGCCACGAGCTGGAGAAGACCCGTCTGGAAACCCGCCTTCACCGTCTCGGGGAAGAATTGCAGGGCGTAAAAGAAGAACATCGTTTGCGCAAGGGTTCTGAAGGTACGATGAAGGATGCCTTGCAGCAGGCGGAGATGGATCTCCGGGACTTCCACGGCAAGGAGACTCCGGGAGAAGAGAACCTGGAGGAGTTGGAATCCCGGGTGCAGGACCTGGAGTCACTTCGGGACCGGTCGCAGGCGGAATTGTCCGACCTTCGCCTGGAGCATACGAGAATTGCCGGTGAGGGGGAGAAGCTTCGTCTCCGCGAGCAGTCCCGCGAACGGGAAGAGGATCAACTTGGCGAGAGGATCAGGCGCAGCGAGGAGGGGATCCGCGAGAGCGGGGACCGGGCTCAGGAAGCCCTTGCCCGCAAGGAGGAACTCTCACAGGGTTTGTCGGAGAGACAGGATGAAATCGAGAAACTCCGCAGTGGAAGCGACCAGCGCCTAGAGGAAATAAACTCATTCCGGGAAGCCCAGCGTGAGAAACAGGAAACGGCGAAAACCCTGCGGGATGCCCGGCATCAGAAAGAACAGACCGCCCACGAACTGGAGATCGAGCGGAGCACCCTGAAGGTTCGTATGGAGACACTCTGCGAGACAATTCTCGACAAGTACGGGATCGATCTGGATCCCTCTCGTGGTCCTTCTCTGGATGAGGAAACCCCGGAAGCTCCCGAGGGGAAAACCCTTCACGAGCATGTGGAGGAACTGAAAGAGAAAATCCGCAGACTCGGTAATGTGAACCTCCTCGCTCTTGACGAATTCGAGGAAGCCAATGAGAGATACCAGTTCCTCATCAAACAGAAGGAAGATCTGGAGGAAGCCCGCAAGGGGCTGATGGAAACCATTCGGAAAATCAACAAGGAAGCTCGCGAGCGTTTTGATGAGACCTTCAGCATCGTCCGAAAGAACTTCATCGAGATCTTCACGGCTGTTTTCGATGGGGGAGAGGCCGATCTCGCCTATTCCACCGATGAGGATCCTCTGGATGCGGAGATTGTGATTACAGCTCGCCCCCGGGAGAAGAGCATTGCCGACATCAGCCAGCTTTCCTCGGGAGAGAAGACGCTTACGGCCTTGTCCATTCTCTTTGCCATCTACCTGAGTAAGCCCAGCCCCTTCTGCGTCTTTGATGAAGTGGATGCTCCGCTTGATGACGC
- the selA gene encoding L-seryl-tRNA(Sec) selenium transferase, producing MKQIRQALQAIPSVDLLLASPAFQSLERRWGREYLKNHLQICLEQYRRDLREGRQKPLTREEILGDLSRDWASSWKNLALAPTRRVLNASGVLLHTNLGRALLSPRARKDVATAASRPVDLELDLETGSRASRLRKVQSLLKAWSGAEDALAVNNNAAALTLAVDTLARRRRLLVSRGEQVEIGGSFRLPEILERFAGSMVELGTTNRTRLSDYASAIRRKGDVILKVHRSNFRQIGYVEEASLEELVTLGREKGSPVIYDLGSGRFDEGMDWLDEPTISDALSAGPSLISFSADKVFGGPQAGLVLGEAKIIDAMRKNPLARALRLDKLSLAALCATISGRMEKDGELPTRSLLSRNRKELDQRARTLARMIREEKISGLRLRRVESEARSGGGAAAEDVWPSAALQIQVRGLKAGRLSALLRKQNPSLLGIVSKEEFSLDLAALQEDELPLVVKALRKAIKERGNPS from the coding sequence GTGAAGCAGATTCGACAGGCCTTGCAGGCGATTCCCTCGGTGGATCTCCTGCTGGCAAGCCCCGCGTTTCAGTCTCTGGAGCGGCGCTGGGGCCGGGAGTATCTGAAAAACCACCTTCAGATCTGCCTGGAGCAATACCGACGGGATCTCCGCGAGGGGAGGCAAAAGCCCCTGACTCGCGAGGAGATTCTCGGGGATCTGTCCCGTGACTGGGCTTCCTCCTGGAAGAATCTGGCCCTTGCTCCCACGCGCCGTGTTCTCAATGCCAGTGGTGTTCTTCTGCATACGAATCTGGGGCGCGCTCTTCTTTCCCCCCGCGCAAGGAAGGATGTCGCCACGGCGGCTTCCCGTCCGGTGGATCTGGAACTGGATCTGGAAACGGGTTCCCGTGCTTCCCGCCTGAGAAAGGTACAGTCTCTCCTGAAGGCCTGGTCCGGGGCAGAGGATGCTCTGGCCGTGAACAACAATGCGGCGGCCCTGACTCTTGCCGTGGACACGCTGGCCCGTCGTCGTCGCCTCCTGGTCTCCCGGGGAGAACAGGTGGAGATTGGCGGCAGTTTTCGCCTTCCTGAAATCCTCGAAAGATTTGCGGGCAGCATGGTGGAACTGGGTACTACCAATCGCACGAGGCTTTCGGACTATGCCTCGGCAATTCGCCGCAAGGGCGATGTGATCCTGAAGGTTCACCGAAGCAACTTCCGCCAGATCGGGTATGTGGAGGAAGCAAGTCTGGAAGAACTCGTGACTCTGGGGCGGGAAAAGGGATCGCCGGTCATCTACGATCTTGGCAGTGGCCGTTTTGACGAGGGCATGGACTGGCTGGATGAGCCGACGATCTCCGATGCTCTCTCTGCCGGACCCTCCCTGATCAGCTTCAGCGCAGACAAGGTTTTCGGAGGCCCTCAGGCCGGACTTGTTCTGGGAGAGGCAAAGATCATCGATGCCATGAGAAAGAACCCGCTGGCTCGTGCTCTTCGCCTGGACAAGCTCAGCCTGGCGGCTCTTTGCGCCACGATTTCCGGGCGCATGGAAAAGGATGGAGAGCTGCCGACCCGAAGTCTCTTGAGCAGGAACCGAAAGGAACTGGATCAGCGAGCCAGGACTCTGGCCCGCATGATCCGCGAGGAAAAGATCTCCGGCCTGCGCCTTCGCAGGGTGGAAAGCGAGGCAAGAAGTGGTGGAGGGGCGGCAGCCGAAGATGTATGGCCCAGCGCGGCTTTACAGATTCAGGTTCGTGGCTTGAAGGCCGGCAGGCTTTCCGCCCTCCTTCGCAAACAGAATCCCTCCCTGCTCGGAATTGTGAGCAAGGAGGAGTTCAGTCTGGACCTTGCGGCTCTTCAGGAAGATGAGTTGCCTCTGGTCGTGAAGGCCCTCCGGAAGGCAATCAAGGAAAGGGGGAATCCGTCATGA
- a CDS encoding ABC transporter substrate-binding protein, with protein sequence MRFRFLFLLLLLLLTACTVRKPGLDRRAELEEREIRHEAIREASRQGLELEARTLSIQFLEDFPEDLACPSLHLFLARTYQEEAKFDLSLHHLGLLEEQYPKSRENLEGRIRRAELFARRGMPLRSATLLDRWLEDWPASAEREEALLLLQDLVNRGLDENGLREFRRRRPDSPRTARAALALAEILIRELRPAEARPILASILEDPSQGPLHPRCVELLSAMGLSLPGMEDVPDAEVQVNRIGILAPLSGRFSVYGEAFLEGARMALSRFNAEYLANYEMLASDTRGEPVSAALASRDLISRQGVVALLGEVLTNPTVSAAVEANARQVPLLSPSATAENIHEVGDWVFQNSITSEAQVLALVRFAFYEGLAARYAVLYPRQGNGQDLAHYYASIVQELGGEIVASVPYEVGMTDFSRPLEEIRDAQPEVLFVPGEIDELLMIVPQLAFHDIYGQILGNESWNSRRLARMGGDRIEGAIFPSDLLLQRDRAHYEDFLTLWERRHSGTPNPIAARSYLGMMSLLELLEGGAESRDEIRDQLALRFSDWGDEELRTLQLSSQVTLMTVQDGKIGSFGDSELFEIPE encoded by the coding sequence ATGAGATTCCGCTTCCTGTTTCTTCTGCTGCTGCTTCTTCTTACTGCCTGCACGGTACGCAAGCCGGGTCTTGACCGACGGGCAGAGTTGGAGGAGAGAGAGATTCGCCATGAGGCGATTCGGGAAGCGTCCCGGCAGGGACTGGAACTCGAGGCTCGTACCCTGAGCATCCAGTTTCTTGAGGACTTCCCCGAGGATCTGGCCTGTCCCTCGCTTCACCTGTTTCTTGCCCGGACCTATCAGGAAGAGGCAAAGTTTGACCTTTCCCTTCACCACCTGGGCTTGCTCGAAGAGCAGTATCCAAAGAGCCGGGAAAACCTGGAGGGCCGCATCCGTCGAGCGGAGCTTTTTGCCCGAAGGGGAATGCCGCTCCGCTCGGCCACGCTTCTGGACCGCTGGCTGGAGGACTGGCCTGCGTCGGCAGAGAGGGAAGAGGCTCTCCTTCTTCTTCAGGATCTGGTGAACCGGGGACTGGATGAAAACGGGCTTCGCGAGTTTCGCCGTCGTCGCCCCGATTCTCCCCGGACAGCAAGAGCGGCTCTGGCTCTTGCGGAGATCCTGATTCGGGAACTTCGTCCTGCGGAGGCTCGCCCGATTCTTGCCTCGATTCTGGAGGATCCATCCCAGGGCCCGCTTCATCCCCGCTGTGTGGAACTCTTGAGTGCCATGGGCCTGAGCCTTCCGGGGATGGAGGATGTTCCCGATGCCGAGGTGCAGGTGAACCGGATTGGAATTCTGGCCCCTCTCAGCGGCCGCTTCAGCGTGTACGGCGAGGCTTTTCTGGAAGGTGCCCGCATGGCTCTTTCCCGTTTCAACGCTGAGTATCTTGCCAACTACGAAATGCTGGCTTCCGATACTCGCGGCGAACCGGTTTCCGCAGCTCTTGCCTCCCGGGACCTGATCAGCCGGCAGGGAGTGGTGGCACTTCTCGGAGAGGTGCTGACCAACCCGACGGTCTCGGCGGCTGTGGAAGCCAATGCGCGACAGGTTCCCCTGCTCTCGCCTTCTGCCACGGCCGAGAACATCCATGAGGTCGGCGACTGGGTCTTCCAGAACAGCATCACCAGTGAAGCGCAGGTGCTGGCTCTGGTGCGCTTTGCCTTCTACGAAGGTCTGGCGGCTCGCTATGCCGTTCTCTATCCGAGGCAGGGCAATGGTCAGGACCTTGCGCACTACTATGCTTCCATCGTGCAGGAACTGGGGGGCGAAATTGTAGCAAGCGTTCCCTATGAAGTGGGCATGACCGATTTCAGTCGCCCTCTGGAAGAAATCCGGGACGCCCAGCCGGAGGTTCTCTTTGTCCCGGGCGAGATCGATGAACTTCTCATGATCGTGCCCCAGTTGGCCTTTCACGATATCTACGGACAGATTCTTGGGAACGAATCCTGGAACTCCCGTCGCCTGGCCCGAATGGGGGGAGACCGCATCGAGGGAGCGATCTTTCCCAGTGACCTGCTCCTGCAGAGGGATCGTGCCCATTACGAGGATTTCCTGACACTCTGGGAGCGTCGTCATTCCGGGACTCCCAATCCAATTGCCGCCCGCAGTTATCTTGGCATGATGAGCCTGCTGGAATTGCTTGAGGGCGGCGCAGAATCAAGAGATGAAATCCGCGATCAACTCGCTCTGCGTTTCTCGGACTGGGGGGATGAGGAATTGAGAACCCTGCAGCTTTCCAGCCAGGTGACCCTGATGACCGTACAGGACGGGAAGATCGGGAGTTTCGGGGACAGCGAATTATTCGAGATCCCCGAGTAG
- a CDS encoding gamma carbonic anhydrase family protein, translating to MPCRPVGDKKPVLEAGVWLAPGAWLSGEVFLSERVNVWDGAVIRGDLAPIRIGRETNIQDAVVLHVDDDFPLTIGARCTVGHSAILHGCDIEDEVLIGMASIVMNGARIGRGSLIAAGALVREGSVIPPFSLVAGLPARILRQLPEEETLEERAASVERYLSMVAAHEGAQP from the coding sequence ATGCCCTGTCGCCCGGTCGGTGACAAGAAACCTGTTCTGGAAGCCGGAGTCTGGCTTGCCCCCGGAGCCTGGCTTTCGGGGGAGGTCTTCCTTTCCGAGAGGGTCAATGTCTGGGACGGCGCGGTGATTCGGGGCGATCTTGCCCCCATCCGGATCGGCAGGGAAACGAACATCCAGGATGCGGTTGTCCTTCATGTGGACGATGACTTCCCCCTGACGATCGGCGCCCGATGCACGGTGGGCCATTCTGCCATTCTCCATGGTTGTGACATTGAGGATGAGGTTCTCATCGGCATGGCTTCGATTGTCATGAACGGTGCCCGTATCGGCCGGGGCAGCCTGATTGCTGCGGGGGCTTTGGTGAGAGAAGGAAGCGTGATCCCGCCCTTCAGCCTGGTGGCCGGACTTCCCGCCCGTATCCTGCGACAATTACCGGAAGAGGAAACTCTGGAAGAACGAGCGGCTTCGGTGGAGCGTTACCTCTCCATGGTCGCTGCCCACGAGGGAGCGCAGCCATGA
- a CDS encoding peptidyl-prolyl cis-trans isomerase, with translation MKKTCILSLLLLLFLGACGEKASEGDSVVLATIGDETITQSDFDAELEKVPPFQRRDMETPEGRAKFLERMVEMEALYLAAKDAGMEGDEDVVAEHDYAVRQIMMKHYYKKHIEAAAKPGDEDIADYYESHAEEFVLKAKVHARMILSKSEDRSREIAKKLSGGADFLLLASEENEDPALSAESGDLGWFTRDGYVRSVGVKQEFTDLVFAQEIGSISDPIEIENIGWAIVLLEEREDARQQDLEEVRSEIIRRLEPKAREKMYRDSLDALKEKYNAEIFPSGKLQVGDPEELFLLAQDTKDPRKRIDYYRQLLEQFGDSEQADRAQFMIGFVFSEELQDTLQAKSAFEAYLEKYPESDLAKDAKYMLDALSGVALPLEP, from the coding sequence ATGAAAAAGACCTGCATTCTCAGCCTGCTTCTGCTCCTGTTTCTGGGAGCCTGTGGAGAAAAAGCCAGCGAGGGAGACAGTGTCGTCCTTGCCACGATTGGTGACGAGACGATTACCCAGTCGGATTTCGATGCGGAGCTTGAGAAGGTGCCGCCCTTCCAGCGGCGGGACATGGAAACTCCCGAAGGCCGCGCAAAGTTTCTGGAAAGAATGGTGGAGATGGAGGCCCTCTATCTTGCAGCCAAAGATGCCGGCATGGAAGGGGATGAGGATGTGGTCGCAGAACACGACTACGCCGTCCGCCAGATCATGATGAAGCATTACTACAAGAAGCACATCGAGGCTGCGGCAAAGCCCGGGGATGAGGACATCGCCGATTACTACGAATCCCATGCAGAGGAGTTCGTCCTGAAGGCGAAGGTTCACGCGCGGATGATCCTGTCGAAGTCGGAAGATCGGTCTCGGGAAATCGCAAAGAAGCTGTCTGGAGGCGCAGACTTCCTGCTCCTTGCTTCCGAAGAGAATGAGGATCCCGCTCTTTCCGCCGAGTCCGGTGACCTGGGTTGGTTCACCCGCGATGGTTATGTGCGGAGTGTCGGGGTGAAACAGGAATTCACGGATCTCGTTTTCGCACAGGAAATCGGCTCGATCAGCGACCCCATTGAAATCGAGAACATTGGTTGGGCCATCGTTCTTCTGGAAGAGCGGGAGGATGCGCGGCAGCAGGATCTGGAGGAAGTCCGTTCGGAGATCATTCGCCGTCTGGAGCCCAAGGCTCGCGAAAAGATGTACCGCGACAGTCTGGATGCCCTGAAAGAGAAATACAATGCCGAGATTTTCCCCTCCGGGAAGCTGCAGGTCGGAGATCCGGAGGAACTCTTTCTCCTCGCCCAGGATACAAAGGATCCGAGAAAACGGATTGATTACTATCGCCAGCTTCTCGAGCAGTTCGGCGATTCCGAGCAGGCGGACCGGGCGCAGTTCATGATCGGCTTTGTCTTCTCGGAAGAGCTTCAGGACACCCTGCAGGCGAAGAGCGCCTTCGAGGCCTACCTTGAAAAGTACCCCGAGAGCGATCTTGCCAAGGATGCGAAGTACATGCTTGATGCGCTCTCAGGTGTGGCCCTGCCCCTGGAACCCTAG
- a CDS encoding mannose-1-phosphate guanylyltransferase, translated as MATHLILLAGGKGSRFWPLSRSARPKQLLPLLSEKSLLRETWLRVRPLAPPERIWVIGSRSLESACLKELPELPRENYVGEPVGRNTAAAIALGLARILRRDPRARIAVFPTDHYIADRQEFLALCRSALRETANRSILTLGILPDRPETGYGYIETSSKARGRTARKVLRFREKPSAALARKFLATGKFLWNSGMFFFQGDRMKEAFIEHLPQLWESVEELASEDKDARFRRALQRVYPQLPSHSFDVGIMEKVSGVKVLPARMGWSDVGSWEALGELLPEDEENRGRGEILSLDSRDNVVYSPEGLVALLGVKNLVVVRDGERVLVCDRKRVQELRKLVERLESEGRTEHL; from the coding sequence ATGGCGACTCACCTGATCCTTCTTGCAGGCGGCAAGGGAAGCCGCTTCTGGCCCCTGAGCCGGAGCGCAAGGCCCAAGCAACTCCTGCCCCTGCTCAGCGAGAAGAGTCTCCTTCGGGAAACCTGGCTCCGCGTTCGTCCCCTGGCTCCCCCCGAAAGAATCTGGGTGATTGGCTCCCGCTCTCTGGAGTCGGCCTGTCTGAAGGAACTGCCGGAACTTCCCCGTGAAAACTATGTCGGAGAGCCTGTGGGAAGGAACACGGCGGCCGCCATTGCTCTGGGTCTGGCCCGAATCCTCCGCAGGGATCCTCGCGCCCGCATCGCAGTCTTTCCCACCGACCACTACATTGCTGACCGACAGGAGTTTCTTGCCCTGTGCCGCAGTGCCCTGAGGGAAACAGCGAATCGCTCCATCCTGACTCTCGGGATTCTGCCCGACCGTCCGGAGACCGGTTACGGCTACATTGAAACCTCATCCAAAGCCCGAGGCCGGACCGCCCGAAAGGTTCTGCGATTTCGCGAGAAACCGTCGGCGGCTCTTGCCCGCAAGTTTTTGGCCACGGGCAAGTTCCTCTGGAACAGCGGGATGTTCTTCTTCCAGGGGGATCGCATGAAGGAGGCTTTCATCGAGCATCTTCCCCAACTTTGGGAGTCAGTGGAAGAGTTGGCCTCGGAGGACAAGGATGCCCGTTTCCGGAGAGCGCTCCAGAGGGTCTATCCTCAGTTGCCTTCCCATTCCTTTGATGTGGGTATCATGGAGAAGGTGTCCGGGGTGAAGGTTCTTCCGGCCCGCATGGGCTGGAGTGATGTCGGAAGTTGGGAGGCTCTGGGCGAGCTTCTGCCCGAAGACGAAGAGAACCGGGGAAGAGGGGAGATCCTCTCTCTCGACTCCCGGGACAATGTGGTCTATTCTCCAGAGGGTCTGGTGGCTCTTCTGGGAGTGAAGAATCTGGTCGTGGTTCGGGACGGGGAACGCGTCCTGGTCTGCGACCGAAAACGAGTTCAGGAATTACGAAAACTGGTGGAACGGCTCGAATCCGAGGGCCGGACCGAGCATCTCTGA
- a CDS encoding phosphomannomutase/phosphoglucomutase → MELPRHIFREYDIRGLVGEELQPGSYRQIGAALGARFLAEGAREAVIGHDNRLHSPELYQALSEGIRSTGLDVLGLGLLPTPALYYALARREGGCGAVVTASHNPPEYNGLKIVSGGMALSGDAIRSLRDEAMGPLPEGDGAWREDDILDEYVGNLLGNLKTERPVRVVVDCANGTAGTVARRLFEGLDARAEFLYEEPDGTFPNHPADPVVEANLQDLIVQVRRSGAELGIAFDGDSDRLGVVDAEGRILWGDQLLALYSRSLLKEHPGAKVIFEVKCSRALAEDIRAHGGEPLLWKTGHSLIKAKMKEEKALLAGEMSGHLFFADRYYGFDDALYAAGRLLEILSKSDISLGEMLSDLPHYESTPEMKIACPDDQKFEIVEALRKKLAGKHNVIDIDGVRLEMPEAWGLVRASNTSPVLVLRFEGRDQDSLDEVRELVMAELETLLPEEG, encoded by the coding sequence GTGGAACTGCCTCGGCACATTTTCCGTGAATATGACATTCGCGGCCTTGTGGGAGAGGAACTGCAGCCCGGGAGCTACCGCCAGATCGGGGCGGCTCTTGGCGCCCGGTTTCTCGCAGAAGGAGCCAGGGAGGCCGTCATCGGCCACGACAACCGGCTTCACTCTCCCGAACTCTATCAGGCTCTTTCCGAGGGCATCCGCTCCACGGGACTGGATGTCCTCGGTCTGGGTCTTCTCCCCACACCGGCTCTCTACTACGCCCTTGCCCGCAGGGAGGGGGGATGTGGAGCCGTGGTCACCGCAAGCCACAATCCTCCCGAGTACAACGGGCTGAAGATTGTTTCCGGGGGAATGGCCCTTTCCGGAGATGCGATTCGCTCTCTTCGCGATGAGGCCATGGGTCCTCTGCCCGAAGGAGACGGGGCTTGGCGCGAGGATGATATTCTCGACGAATATGTCGGGAATCTCCTCGGCAATCTCAAGACGGAACGACCTGTCCGGGTCGTGGTGGACTGTGCCAACGGAACGGCCGGGACCGTAGCCCGCCGCCTCTTTGAAGGACTGGATGCCCGCGCGGAGTTTCTCTATGAAGAACCCGACGGCACCTTTCCCAATCATCCGGCCGACCCGGTGGTCGAGGCGAACCTCCAGGACCTGATTGTCCAGGTGCGACGCAGCGGCGCGGAACTGGGGATTGCCTTTGACGGCGACAGCGACCGGCTCGGAGTCGTCGATGCCGAGGGCCGGATTCTCTGGGGAGACCAACTCCTGGCACTTTACTCCCGCAGTCTGCTGAAAGAGCATCCCGGCGCGAAGGTGATCTTCGAGGTGAAGTGTTCCCGCGCCCTGGCCGAAGATATCCGCGCCCACGGGGGCGAGCCCCTGCTCTGGAAAACCGGCCACTCCCTGATCAAGGCCAAGATGAAAGAGGAGAAGGCCCTTCTGGCAGGGGAGATGAGCGGGCACCTCTTCTTTGCTGACCGCTACTATGGCTTCGATGACGCTCTCTACGCGGCGGGACGCCTTTTGGAGATTCTCTCAAAAAGCGACATCAGCCTGGGAGAAATGCTCTCCGATCTTCCGCATTACGAATCCACACCCGAAATGAAGATTGCCTGTCCCGACGACCAGAAGTTCGAGATCGTCGAAGCACTTCGAAAGAAACTGGCCGGGAAGCACAATGTCATCGACATCGATGGAGTGAGACTGGAAATGCCCGAGGCTTGGGGATTGGTTCGGGCTTCCAATACCAGCCCGGTTCTCGTCCTTCGCTTTGAGGGCAGGGACCAGGACAGTCTCGATGAGGTCCGGGAACTGGTGATGGCAGAACTCGAGACCCTCTTGCCGGAGGAGGGCTGA